A stretch of Arachis hypogaea cultivar Tifrunner chromosome 15, arahy.Tifrunner.gnm2.J5K5, whole genome shotgun sequence DNA encodes these proteins:
- the LOC112748364 gene encoding uncharacterized protein, with protein sequence MENAIPLLLRQLPLPHAPTTITIKTRETSNQGSREEPHQYQTSPHCASSHLRFQLSMEDVRATTAWVATHSSHVLVDSAGIEKVVNTIDDIPKVDWDFEGIHYFDNGPLTVQYLFVLDALNFCFWPDKDLNYDDLASGLKAALQNDKSAFDADRLKKYTGPQLRELLKWPRPLPLEDERVRLLHEVGIELERSFDGKACNLVDRCGKSALNLVALVARHFPGFRDHSVYKGRQVFLYKRAQIFAADLWGAFRGQGYGEFKDISSLTIMADYIVPAVLRQLGVLKYSPALASTIDSNGEIGPGTEEEVELRACSVHAVEKMRELISKKLGRQVLSVELDLWLWASGVQCATLQHHRTLSIYY encoded by the exons ATGGAAAATGCCATCCCCCTACTACTAAGGCAGCTGCCCCTACCACACGCACCCACCACCATCACCATCAAAACCCGCGAAACTTCGAACCAG GGTTCACGTGAAGAGCCTCACCAATATCAAACCTCGCCGCATTGTGCTTCTTCTCATCTTCGGTTTCAACTCTCCATGGAAGACGTTAGGGCAACCACTGCCTGGGTCGCCACCCACTCCTCCCACGTTCTCGTCGACTCTGCAG GGATTGAGAAAGTGGTGAACACCATTGATGACATTCCCAAGGTTGACTGGGATTTCGAAGGGATTCATTATTTTGACAACGGCCCACTCACCGTCCAGTACTTGTTTGTTTTGGACGCTCTCAATTTCTGCTTCTGGCCCG ATAAGGATTTGAACTATGATGATTTGGCATCTGGGCTAAAGGCAGCTCTTCAAAATGATAAATCTGCATTTGATGCTGACCGCCTGAAGAAGTACACTG GTCCACAGCTACGTGAGCTTTTGAAGTGGCCTAGACCTCTTCCTTTGGAAGATGAACGTGTTCGGTTACTTCATGag GTTGGAATTGAATTGGAAAGAAGTTTTGATGGAAAAGCATGTAATCTTGTGGACAGATGCGGAAAATCAGCTTTGAATCTTGTTGCTCTTGTTGCGCGCCATTTTCCTG GCTTTAGAGACCATTCAGTATACAAAGGCCGCCAGGTATTCTTGTATAAAAGAGCTCAGATATTTGCGGCAGATTTATGGGGTGCATTTAGGGGTCAAGGGTATGGTGAATTCAAAGACATCAGCTCTCTAACTATAATGGCAGACTATATCGTCCCGGCGGTGCTTCGGCAACTTGGTGTTCTAAAATATAGCCCAGCACTTGCCAGTACCATTGATTCTAATGGAGAAATAGGTCCGGGGACTGAGGAGGAAGTTGAACTCCGGGCTTGCTCTGTACATGCTGTGGAGAAAATGAGGGAGCTGATAAGTAAAAAGTTAGGAAGACAG GTTCTCAGTGTGGAGCTGGACCTTTGGCTCTGGGCCTCTGGTGTTCAGTGCGCAACCCTGCAGCACCACCGAACACTCTCAATATATTATTGA